One Solirubrobacter pauli DNA segment encodes these proteins:
- a CDS encoding DsbA family protein: MIVYGDYECPFCAVLDQRLAELDVRVCFRHFPVRSSHPRAWPAACAAEAAAEQGAFWPMHDALFADQGRLEDPHLWSRAESLGLDVEAFDAARRSAAVLARVKASFRAGVSCGVVTTPSAFLDGVLHPGRDVLAALGT; the protein is encoded by the coding sequence GTGATCGTCTACGGCGACTACGAGTGCCCGTTCTGCGCGGTGCTCGACCAGCGGCTCGCGGAGCTGGACGTGCGGGTGTGCTTCCGGCACTTCCCGGTGCGCTCCTCGCACCCGCGTGCCTGGCCGGCCGCCTGCGCGGCTGAGGCGGCCGCCGAGCAGGGCGCGTTCTGGCCCATGCACGACGCGCTGTTCGCCGACCAGGGCCGCCTCGAGGACCCGCACCTCTGGTCCCGCGCCGAATCCCTGGGCCTCGACGTGGAGGCGTTCGACGCCGCCCGCCGCTCCGCGGCCGTCCTCGCCCGCGTGAAGGCGTCCTTCCGCGCCGGCGTGAGCTGCGGTGTCGTCACGACGCCGTCCGCGTTCCTCGACGGCGTGCTGCACCCGGGCCGCGACGTGCTGGCCGCGCTCGGAACATAA
- a CDS encoding redoxin domain-containing protein: MVVEAGQPAPDFTLRTEEGEPFTREHLLGRTSVLVFYPFAFSPVCTDQLSVYNDLLEDFTARGATLYGVSCDASPSQSAFKQQLGVEIQQLSDFEPKGATCRAFGVYHEGGFAERALVIVDPDGTVRWSHQAENPGVLPGANLIFDAL; the protein is encoded by the coding sequence GTGGTAGTCGAGGCCGGCCAACCCGCGCCCGACTTCACGCTGAGGACGGAAGAGGGAGAGCCGTTTACGCGCGAGCACCTGCTCGGGCGTACGTCGGTGCTCGTCTTCTACCCGTTCGCCTTCTCGCCGGTCTGCACGGACCAGCTGTCGGTCTACAACGACCTGCTGGAAGACTTCACCGCACGCGGCGCGACGCTCTACGGAGTGTCGTGCGACGCGTCGCCCTCGCAGTCCGCGTTCAAGCAGCAGCTGGGCGTCGAGATCCAGCAGCTCTCGGACTTCGAGCCCAAGGGCGCGACCTGCCGCGCGTTCGGCGTCTACCACGAGGGTGGGTTCGCGGAGCGCGCACTCGTCATCGTCGACCCGGACGGCACGGTGCGCTGGAGCCACCAGGCCGAGAACCCCGGCGTCCTCCCGGGCGCCAACCTCATCTTCGACGCGCTGTAG
- the rpsO gene encoding 30S ribosomal protein S15 has product MSMTAEQKREIISRFGKDENDTGKTEVQVALLTHRINHLTEHLREHKHDHHSRRGLLMLVGRRRRFLNYLQKNDLEGYRSLIRELGLRR; this is encoded by the coding sequence ATGAGCATGACCGCAGAGCAAAAGCGCGAGATCATCTCGCGGTTCGGCAAGGACGAGAACGACACCGGCAAGACCGAGGTCCAGGTGGCGCTGCTTACGCATCGCATCAACCACCTGACGGAGCACCTGCGCGAACACAAGCATGACCACCACTCGCGCCGGGGCCTTCTGATGCTCGTCGGTCGCCGCCGTCGTTTCCTGAACTACCTCCAGAAGAACGACCTCGAGGGCTACCGCTCGCTCATCCGCGAGCTCGGCCTGCGCCGCTAG
- a CDS encoding GGDEF domain-containing protein, with product MRVLLAHALTPKRRRIARVLAAAGHDVRETDDPVAALAHCRAWEPDVALIHTDISGDLVCDIKSDPVAYGTAILLIERPELSPDAAVEGMRRGVQDYLIEPVADGEVLTRVEAAARTKELQHELVAQGARLEALLREDALTGLSNRRAILTQLAGMVSGARRHGHPLSVAVCDIDHFKRVNDTHGHKVGDEVLVAAAHAMGTHLRQEDQLGRLGGEEFLVLLPDTDGDAAMHAAERMREEVAAAPTPVPITVSIGIATWEDGETPETLLARADEALYAAKDAGRDRVLAATLHDRT from the coding sequence CGTACGCGAGACGGATGATCCTGTCGCCGCGCTCGCGCACTGCCGGGCGTGGGAGCCCGACGTGGCGCTCATCCACACCGACATCAGCGGCGACCTGGTCTGCGACATCAAGTCCGACCCCGTGGCCTACGGCACCGCGATCCTCCTGATCGAACGCCCCGAGCTGTCGCCGGACGCGGCGGTGGAGGGCATGCGGCGTGGCGTGCAGGACTACCTGATCGAGCCGGTCGCCGACGGGGAGGTGCTCACCCGCGTGGAGGCCGCCGCGCGCACGAAGGAGCTCCAGCACGAGCTGGTCGCCCAGGGCGCCCGCCTGGAGGCGCTCCTGCGCGAGGACGCGCTCACCGGGCTCTCGAACCGCCGCGCCATCCTCACCCAGCTCGCGGGGATGGTCTCCGGCGCCCGCCGTCACGGCCACCCGCTCTCGGTCGCGGTCTGCGACATCGACCACTTCAAGCGCGTCAACGACACGCACGGGCACAAGGTCGGCGACGAGGTGCTGGTGGCCGCCGCCCACGCCATGGGCACGCACCTGCGTCAGGAGGACCAGCTCGGCCGGCTCGGCGGCGAGGAGTTCCTCGTCCTGCTGCCCGACACCGACGGCGACGCCGCGATGCACGCCGCAGAGCGCATGCGCGAGGAAGTGGCGGCCGCGCCGACGCCCGTTCCGATCACCGTGAGCATCGGGATCGCGACCTGGGAGGACGGGGAGACACCCGAGACGTTGCTCGCCCGCGCGGACGAGGCGCTGTACGCAGCGAAAGACGCCGGGCGTGACCGCGTGCTGGCTGCTACTCTGCACGACCGCACATGA